The Acetonema longum DSM 6540 genomic sequence ATTTTGACAAATACAAACAACGGACGAACGTTGGAGGGCTGAATGCCCATCTCGTTTTTGTGGAAAAGCCATTCATTCCGGTGGCGCCGGATTGGGAGCCAAACGAATTTTTCTATGAATCCGGCGATCTGGCTAGGTACTATCATGACTGGGAGATCCTGCGATATGAGGAGAGCATTATTGACTGCAACTCGGCGGGAGTGCCGCACCGTCATGCATTAAACCGCATCATTGCCAAAAAAATAAAAGCTTAGAAATTGGACACTATAGCAGGGGAGAAGGGGACGGTAAAGCCGTCCCCTTCTCCCCTGCACTTCTATCGCCGCCTTGCCCCATGCCTACTCGCAAGAGTACGGCACAATGGTTACCGGGCAGGGCGCGGCGTTTACCACCCCGTAACTGACGCTGCCTAATACGCCGCCCAGTATCGGATGCATGCCCCGGGAGCCCATAATGATCATGCGCACTCCCACAGTCGAGCATTGCGGCTCGGAATCGAAAGGATAGGCCTGTTTAAGAATAATCTCCTTCGGGTCGCCGATTTTTAACCGGAGTTCATAATCGACTTCCGCCTCCGCCAGCTCTTTTTCAATCGGTTCTATTGCTTCGCGATACATCTGTTGCTGATAATCCCTAACGTCCTGCTCACTAAAAAACCGCTTAACATTCGGAGTCCGGAGATCAGGCTGAACATTTAGGACAACTATTTTTTCCTGCAGTGACTTGGCCAATGGAATGGCAAAGCGCAATGCCATAAGAGCATTGGGGGAGCCATCGAACGGAACAAGAATATCTCTTTTCATAAGCAGCCCTCCTCTGTGCGTTGTTAATT encodes the following:
- a CDS encoding universal stress protein, with amino-acid sequence MKRDILVPFDGSPNALMALRFAIPLAKSLQEKIVVLNVQPDLRTPNVKRFFSEQDVRDYQQQMYREAIEPIEKELAEAEVDYELRLKIGDPKEIILKQAYPFDSEPQCSTVGVRMIIMGSRGMHPILGGVLGSVSYGVVNAAPCPVTIVPYSCE